The following coding sequences are from one Lysinibacillus sp. FSL W8-0992 window:
- a CDS encoding MFS transporter, whose product MASTENKPQDAKVTKVQWIQFLALVFGAFVAIEAMAFQAPAIPVISQHFKLPTYLAGLILLTFYVASATLYPIVGRLADQYGRKKMLLIGMVIFTISEVAAAIAPDFTVFLVARVFQGVAVGFILPIAIAYIGVIFPPEKRGMASGIFSSVQAIAAMSGAAIAGYLILQYGWPIIYWISAALAFLGLIVVLIFVEESKGEKQSSFDFIGLILIFVTSITLLSVSTIGKMFGFFSPYTIITLAVGLVAIVLLWICENRMNNPLIELSLLKIKLFSMAVGINLLIVATFMLFIYCMNFFISSRPGGDASQTGLFYMFLYGASSIGGLVVGRLSDKINGRSILIAIFFIPTIIMFIFTMLDASTPFNIIATLAVCLGFVSGANTPILMKFALNEVPKEKLAAGAGLFSFIRDFGTPLGSVSGIVLFSIFKDAAFKETLLSSANEAGIGIEHSAALLAAGQTGTVENSALAEHLISLGVSFESIFTTATAVGLTSAVHTIAYIAMALFATILFLCFLIPKTKKAPAPAVIASEMVAVEETVS is encoded by the coding sequence ATGGCAAGTACGGAAAACAAACCACAAGATGCAAAGGTCACAAAGGTACAATGGATTCAATTTTTAGCATTAGTTTTCGGGGCATTTGTAGCAATTGAAGCAATGGCATTTCAGGCACCGGCCATTCCGGTAATTTCGCAACATTTTAAACTTCCAACCTATTTAGCTGGTTTAATTTTACTAACTTTTTATGTTGCTTCCGCTACACTGTATCCAATTGTTGGTCGTTTAGCAGATCAGTATGGTAGAAAAAAGATGTTGCTCATTGGCATGGTGATTTTCACGATTTCAGAAGTTGCCGCTGCAATAGCGCCAGATTTCACAGTCTTCCTAGTTGCGCGGGTATTCCAAGGGGTAGCGGTAGGCTTTATTTTACCAATCGCCATTGCTTATATCGGGGTCATTTTCCCACCCGAAAAACGAGGAATGGCATCGGGCATTTTTTCATCCGTACAAGCTATCGCTGCCATGTCAGGCGCTGCAATTGCAGGCTATTTAATTTTACAATATGGCTGGCCCATTATTTATTGGATTAGTGCGGCATTAGCGTTTCTTGGTTTAATTGTTGTCTTAATTTTCGTAGAGGAATCGAAGGGAGAAAAGCAATCATCCTTTGATTTCATCGGTCTCATCCTTATCTTTGTTACATCGATAACATTATTGTCCGTGTCCACAATTGGCAAAATGTTCGGCTTCTTTTCACCGTATACAATCATTACGTTAGCTGTAGGATTAGTTGCAATTGTGCTGTTATGGATTTGCGAAAATCGCATGAACAATCCACTAATTGAGCTATCTCTATTGAAAATTAAACTATTTAGTATGGCGGTCGGCATTAACTTGCTCATCGTCGCAACCTTTATGCTATTCATCTATTGCATGAATTTCTTTATCTCCTCACGACCAGGCGGGGATGCATCCCAAACAGGATTATTTTATATGTTCCTATACGGGGCATCGTCGATAGGGGGCTTAGTCGTAGGTCGCTTATCAGATAAAATCAATGGCCGTTCCATTTTAATTGCCATTTTCTTTATCCCAACGATAATAATGTTTATCTTTACAATGCTTGACGCATCAACACCATTTAATATTATTGCGACATTAGCCGTTTGTCTTGGTTTCGTATCCGGAGCCAATACACCAATCTTAATGAAATTTGCCTTAAACGAAGTACCAAAAGAAAAACTAGCGGCAGGCGCAGGCCTATTCTCATTCATCCGTGACTTCGGCACACCATTAGGCTCTGTTTCAGGTATTGTGCTATTTTCTATTTTTAAAGACGCGGCATTTAAAGAAACGTTACTCAGTTCTGCAAATGAAGCTGGCATTGGGATCGAACATTCAGCAGCACTACTAGCCGCTGGTCAAACAGGTACTGTCGAAAATAGTGCATTAGCTGAACATCTTATATCTTTAGGAGTATCATTCGAGTCCATCTTTACAACAGCAACTGCAGTCGGCCTTACATCCGCTGTCCATACGATCGCCTATATTGCGATGGCACTGTTTGCTACTATATTGTTCTTATGCTTCTTAATTCCGAAGACAAAGAAGGCACCTGCTCCAGCGGTTATTGCCTCGGAAATGGTTGCTGTGGAGGAGACGGTTTCTTAG
- a CDS encoding TetR/AcrR family transcriptional regulator: MKVKKDRRAQHSRNLIKQTYISLVQERGSTVVSITDIVARCNINRSTFYMHFQTKEHLQNQIVLDFIEDICGIMAQHSEPSPTFFFQYGVQHAIFSYVEQHYVAFHTFLTFSDSFMKRLSSEIYNQFLTLVKDKMPAPQIASTYYASVVTGMIYHWSVETYYQYSAQFIAQETTKLFQSNMLCQQLNG, from the coding sequence ATGAAGGTAAAAAAAGACCGTCGTGCACAGCATTCACGTAACTTAATCAAGCAAACGTATATTTCTTTAGTTCAAGAAAGAGGCTCTACCGTTGTTTCGATTACGGATATCGTCGCTCGTTGTAATATTAATCGCTCTACTTTTTACATGCACTTTCAAACAAAGGAACACTTACAAAATCAAATTGTTTTAGATTTTATTGAAGATATTTGCGGGATTATGGCACAGCATTCAGAGCCATCTCCAACTTTCTTTTTTCAATACGGTGTACAACATGCCATTTTTAGCTATGTCGAACAGCACTATGTCGCCTTCCACACATTTTTAACTTTTAGCGATTCTTTTATGAAAAGACTTTCTTCTGAAATCTATAACCAATTTTTAACTTTAGTAAAAGACAAGATGCCGGCACCTCAAATTGCTTCCACGTATTATGCCTCTGTCGTTACAGGCATGATTTATCATTGGAGTGTTGAAACATATTATCAATATTCCGCACAATTTATAGCGCAAGAAACGACGAAACTTTTTCAAAGTAACATGCTTTGTCAGCAATTAAATGGTTAA
- a CDS encoding class I adenylate-forming enzyme family protein: MNAYLLLSIASSIAPEQEILTFFNRRLSYEQLAQRVGALASRLAADGVKHGDRVGVISTNSPEVVESFFAAFQLGATIVPINYRAKPEELEYMLRDSEIKVLLIEGRYVQSIEQFLNNPMCNIDKTIVIGDDAQGYELYETYIANTEPMIDFADIDENDIAILLYTSGTTSLPKGVMLTYTQLTNYVMGHTEAATGLPNGASLTCVPNYHVAGATSICNCIYGGRRIVLIRQFEADTWLDTLEQEQVTHAFLVPTMLKRIIDHPRFGQTDFSSLQSLSYGAAPMPFPIIRQAIEMFPLSVDFANAFGMTETTSTVAVLGPDDHKLVGTQEEIERKIKRLHSVGKPLPNVDIKILDDGHNELPPNEIGNVYIKTAKAMKGYWNRPEESKETMIEGWINTKDMGYFDEDGYLFLKGRNSDMIIRGGENIAPQEIENVLMAHPEISDAAVIGVPSVEWGEEILAVVIPNNELAPPAIADITAYCRERLASFKCPRIIEFATELPRTSSGKLLKRDLRDQYTTNLVE; the protein is encoded by the coding sequence ATGAACGCATATTTGCTATTGTCAATTGCCTCAAGTATTGCACCAGAGCAAGAAATTTTAACTTTTTTTAATCGGCGTTTAAGTTATGAGCAACTTGCCCAGCGTGTAGGTGCATTGGCTAGTCGATTGGCAGCCGATGGTGTTAAACATGGGGATCGAGTGGGGGTTATTTCAACAAATAGCCCGGAAGTGGTAGAAAGTTTTTTTGCAGCATTCCAACTAGGCGCAACAATTGTGCCGATTAACTATCGTGCGAAGCCGGAAGAGTTGGAGTATATGCTACGAGATAGTGAGATTAAAGTTTTACTTATTGAAGGTCGCTATGTACAATCCATCGAGCAATTTTTAAATAATCCGATGTGCAACATTGATAAGACGATTGTAATAGGCGATGACGCACAAGGTTACGAATTGTATGAAACATACATTGCGAATACTGAGCCGATGATTGACTTTGCCGACATAGATGAAAACGATATTGCGATTTTGCTCTATACGAGTGGGACAACGAGTTTGCCAAAAGGGGTCATGCTTACTTATACACAGCTAACGAATTATGTGATGGGGCATACCGAAGCGGCAACTGGCTTGCCAAATGGTGCATCGTTAACATGTGTTCCAAATTACCATGTAGCGGGGGCAACAAGTATTTGTAACTGCATTTATGGTGGTCGCCGTATTGTATTGATTCGTCAGTTTGAAGCAGATACGTGGCTAGATACGCTAGAGCAAGAGCAAGTAACACACGCATTTTTAGTGCCGACGATGCTCAAGCGTATTATTGATCATCCACGCTTCGGGCAAACTGATTTTTCAAGTTTACAAAGCTTATCCTACGGGGCGGCCCCAATGCCATTCCCAATTATTCGTCAGGCAATTGAGATGTTCCCTTTATCAGTCGATTTTGCCAATGCTTTTGGCATGACAGAAACGACATCTACTGTCGCTGTATTAGGGCCAGATGACCATAAGCTTGTCGGCACACAAGAAGAAATTGAACGCAAGATTAAACGTTTACATTCGGTAGGAAAGCCGTTGCCAAATGTGGACATTAAAATACTCGATGATGGTCATAATGAGTTACCTCCTAATGAAATTGGTAACGTTTACATTAAAACCGCAAAGGCGATGAAAGGTTACTGGAATCGTCCAGAAGAATCGAAAGAAACGATGATTGAAGGCTGGATCAACACAAAAGATATGGGTTACTTCGATGAGGATGGCTATTTATTTTTAAAAGGTCGCAACTCAGACATGATTATCCGTGGTGGTGAAAATATTGCACCGCAGGAAATTGAAAATGTGCTTATGGCGCATCCAGAAATTTCTGATGCAGCAGTGATAGGTGTACCTAGTGTGGAATGGGGCGAAGAGATTTTAGCAGTCGTTATTCCAAATAATGAACTTGCACCACCCGCTATTGCGGATATTACGGCATATTGTCGAGAGCGACTCGCTAGTTTTAAATGTCCTAGAATAATAGAATTTGCAACGGAATTACCACGTACATCATCAGGTAAGTTATTAAAGCGTGATTTACGTGATCAATATACTACTAACTTAGTGGAATAA
- a CDS encoding acyl-CoA dehydrogenase family protein, with the protein MKFELTAEQELLRKTIREYLAEQITEELIEELKVTPEGGPIWKAYIKKLGDDGWLGVGWPKEYGGQGLTPLEQYIFIEEIDRTGVNIPFITLETVGPTLMKLGTEEQKNYFLPKILKGEVEIAIGYSEPQAGTDLAALETTAVRDGDDYVINGQKIFTTNAHIADYIWLAARTDTTVSKHKGISIFLVPTTDPGFSVTPMALMGEETNVTYYENVRVPASALVGEENKGWQYITSQLSLERLMLSTYARMERMVEETLAFAQEAVIDGERVIDRPWVKEHFAQMKMNLEVLRLLNYRAAWGHDNEQVAPFRPSMNKVFAAEINQRVFDSCMHIMGLFGQVRDGSEWAIANGDAENYAKKRLVFLFGGGANDVQRDLVARFGLGLRRA; encoded by the coding sequence ATGAAATTTGAATTAACAGCAGAACAAGAATTGTTACGTAAGACGATTCGTGAGTACTTGGCGGAGCAAATAACTGAGGAGTTAATCGAGGAGTTGAAAGTAACACCAGAAGGGGGACCTATTTGGAAGGCATACATTAAAAAGCTTGGTGATGATGGTTGGCTCGGTGTTGGTTGGCCAAAGGAGTATGGTGGGCAAGGTCTTACACCGCTTGAGCAATATATTTTTATCGAGGAAATAGATCGCACAGGTGTCAATATTCCGTTCATTACGCTAGAAACAGTCGGTCCAACGTTAATGAAATTAGGGACTGAGGAACAAAAAAATTATTTTCTACCAAAAATATTAAAAGGTGAAGTGGAGATAGCGATTGGCTATTCAGAACCACAAGCAGGTACTGACTTAGCTGCATTAGAAACAACAGCCGTTCGTGATGGTGATGATTATGTCATCAACGGTCAAAAGATTTTCACGACAAATGCACATATTGCTGATTATATTTGGCTTGCAGCGCGAACAGATACAACGGTGTCAAAACATAAGGGTATTTCGATATTTTTAGTACCAACGACAGACCCAGGATTTTCTGTTACGCCAATGGCACTAATGGGTGAAGAAACGAATGTTACCTATTATGAAAATGTGCGCGTACCTGCTTCGGCGCTTGTTGGTGAAGAAAATAAAGGCTGGCAATACATTACGTCACAACTTTCCCTTGAACGTTTAATGCTTTCTACATATGCGCGTATGGAGCGTATGGTAGAAGAAACATTAGCATTTGCTCAAGAAGCCGTGATTGATGGTGAACGTGTCATTGATCGTCCATGGGTAAAAGAGCATTTTGCACAAATGAAGATGAATTTAGAAGTATTGCGTTTACTCAATTACCGTGCTGCATGGGGACATGACAATGAACAAGTAGCGCCATTTAGACCTTCGATGAATAAAGTGTTTGCAGCTGAAATCAATCAGCGTGTTTTTGATTCTTGTATGCATATTATGGGGCTATTTGGGCAAGTGCGGGATGGCTCTGAATGGGCAATAGCGAATGGCGATGCAGAAAATTATGCAAAGAAACGCCTTGTGTTCTTATTTGGTGGCGGTGCCAACGATGTACAACGAGATTTAGTGGCACGTTTTGGTTTAGGCTTACGCCGTGCTTAA
- a CDS encoding FAS1-like dehydratase domain-containing protein: protein MSLTTEMLQSLVGIESEVTKGTDEVCRPMIRHYCEVMEDANPLYHDDAYAKASRYGEIIAPPTQVQVYTMNPLWPKVEREKNSMEHLVDLLKEHGYSSIVATAQVQEYFEPMKIGDDISYTLSVKEISPLKQTARGPGYFSTFLYTFLNQRHEIVCKQSFTILSYQAQVQQ from the coding sequence ATGTCATTAACAACAGAAATGCTACAATCGCTAGTCGGCATTGAATCAGAGGTGACAAAAGGCACTGATGAAGTATGCCGTCCGATGATTCGCCATTATTGCGAAGTGATGGAAGATGCTAATCCACTGTATCATGATGACGCTTATGCAAAGGCATCACGCTATGGGGAAATTATCGCACCACCAACTCAGGTGCAAGTGTATACGATGAATCCACTTTGGCCAAAAGTAGAGCGCGAAAAAAATTCAATGGAACATTTAGTAGATTTGCTAAAGGAGCATGGATATTCTTCAATTGTTGCGACAGCGCAAGTACAAGAATATTTTGAGCCAATGAAAATTGGGGATGACATTAGTTATACGCTGTCCGTGAAAGAAATTTCACCTTTGAAGCAAACGGCACGTGGTCCAGGTTACTTCTCGACATTTTTATATACATTTTTAAATCAGCGCCATGAGATTGTTTGTAAGCAGTCATTTACAATCTTATCGTATCAAGCGCAAGTGCAACAATAG
- a CDS encoding thiolase C-terminal domain-containing protein: METIQGKAAIVGIGQTEFSQNCGRTELRMALEAILAAAEDAGLDIKEIDGMVNYTMDSATQIDIVRALGIPNLSYFNQIPYGGGASCGTVASAAAAVASGMANYVVCVRSIRDASGPMRYGDFEPTRVSGDLHMGMYHPYGLLTPVSWVAMFANRYIHDYGIKDGQLAWAPLVNRENANRNPNAIFYNRKMTMEEYLASPINVEPLRRHDCCLSTDGAIAVIVTTPERAKALRQKPAIIAGASQGMSTNGEVMTSYYRDEITFLHEVEASGKKLFQQAGITPQDIDVAQIYDAFSPLIPMQLEALGFVSRGEGVAFCEGGTRINRHGELPINTAGGLMSEGYLHGMNLITEGVRQIRGTSTTQIDNVENVLVTGGTCVPTSGLILRRG; the protein is encoded by the coding sequence GTGGAAACGATTCAAGGGAAAGCAGCAATTGTAGGAATTGGACAAACGGAATTTAGTCAAAATTGCGGAAGAACGGAATTACGAATGGCACTTGAAGCGATTCTTGCTGCTGCAGAGGATGCTGGATTAGATATAAAAGAAATCGATGGCATGGTCAATTATACGATGGATAGTGCGACACAAATAGATATTGTACGGGCACTTGGGATTCCAAACTTAAGTTACTTCAACCAAATTCCATATGGTGGTGGTGCGAGTTGTGGAACGGTTGCTAGTGCAGCAGCAGCTGTCGCATCGGGTATGGCGAACTACGTAGTTTGTGTGCGTTCCATTCGTGATGCATCTGGTCCAATGCGTTATGGCGATTTCGAACCAACACGTGTAAGTGGAGATTTGCACATGGGGATGTATCATCCGTATGGCTTACTAACACCTGTGTCATGGGTAGCGATGTTTGCCAACCGTTACATTCATGACTATGGCATAAAGGATGGACAGCTAGCGTGGGCACCTTTAGTCAATCGCGAAAATGCCAACCGCAATCCGAATGCAATCTTTTATAATCGCAAAATGACGATGGAGGAATACTTGGCATCGCCTATTAATGTCGAGCCATTGCGTCGACATGATTGCTGTTTAAGTACTGACGGTGCAATTGCAGTTATTGTGACAACGCCAGAGCGTGCAAAAGCATTAAGACAAAAGCCAGCAATTATAGCGGGAGCTAGCCAAGGAATGTCTACAAATGGAGAAGTGATGACGAGTTATTACCGCGATGAAATTACGTTTTTGCATGAAGTAGAAGCATCAGGTAAAAAGTTATTCCAACAAGCTGGCATTACACCGCAAGACATTGATGTGGCACAGATTTACGATGCATTTAGTCCGTTAATTCCGATGCAACTGGAAGCACTTGGCTTTGTTAGTCGAGGCGAAGGGGTTGCGTTTTGTGAAGGCGGCACGCGCATTAATCGTCATGGTGAGTTACCGATTAACACAGCAGGTGGCTTAATGTCGGAAGGTTATTTACATGGTATGAATTTAATAACAGAAGGTGTTCGTCAAATTCGTGGTACATCCACAACACAAATAGATAATGTAGAAAATGTGCTTGTTACAGGTGGTACATGTGTGCCAACAAGTGGGCTCATTTTAAGAAGGGGGTAA
- a CDS encoding Zn-ribbon domain-containing OB-fold protein yields the protein MVQYTGIGTPKPNMNEDTEMFWHKLRETKKLHFQQCCKCGTVLHPPRPVCYNCHSFELEWVEAPTKGKIYSYVVYHRSVHPGFQTPYEVVLVELENGARIVGNMLDAAPDEIAIGMPVEVVVDDQVYEDVSLIKFKKI from the coding sequence ATGGTGCAATATACGGGTATTGGCACGCCAAAGCCTAATATGAATGAAGATACGGAAATGTTTTGGCACAAGCTTCGGGAAACAAAGAAACTACATTTTCAACAATGTTGCAAGTGCGGTACGGTGTTACATCCACCGCGTCCAGTTTGTTATAACTGCCACAGTTTTGAATTGGAATGGGTTGAGGCACCTACAAAAGGAAAAATCTATTCTTATGTTGTGTATCACCGTTCGGTACACCCAGGGTTCCAAACACCGTATGAAGTCGTGTTAGTTGAATTAGAAAATGGGGCAAGAATTGTCGGCAATATGCTCGATGCTGCTCCAGATGAAATAGCAATTGGAATGCCTGTAGAAGTAGTCGTAGACGATCAGGTATATGAAGACGTATCTCTTATTAAATTTAAAAAAATATGA
- a CDS encoding acyl-CoA dehydrogenase family protein, with protein MDFHLNDIQKEFKQTARKFFKEKCGLEELRAFEKNPHHYSEKLYNELVELGFVGLVVPEQYGGFGGDFLDLAIVMEEAGWGLFQGPFLSTIVSGVMPVLTHGTETQKESWLPAFANGEQKVSYAIAEPHAHNKLEHLSLEAVFAGDKYVVNGTKLFVPFAQSVEKLFVVARTDQGAVGSEEGLTVFLIDTATKGIEVKDIPTISADGLCEVQFNHVEVSAEQIVGKVGEGFRVASDMLTFATALKSIEMTGVLSRAVDITSDYVKERHQFNVPIGSFQAVQHRMSDMLTIVEGGRLAAFHAFSRLVEGKDATTEVAIAKAWLSQEGQKVVTGAHQLHGGMGIDYDYPLQFCYRRFKGQQLEFGTSEVHLRNLGEWLSIKPEEPSKVSSM; from the coding sequence ATGGATTTTCATTTAAATGATATTCAAAAGGAGTTTAAGCAAACAGCTCGGAAGTTTTTTAAAGAGAAGTGTGGGCTGGAGGAATTACGTGCCTTTGAAAAAAATCCACATCATTATTCAGAAAAGCTTTATAACGAACTGGTGGAGCTAGGCTTTGTCGGTCTTGTTGTGCCAGAGCAATATGGTGGATTTGGTGGAGACTTTTTAGATTTAGCGATTGTCATGGAGGAAGCGGGTTGGGGCTTATTCCAAGGACCTTTCTTATCAACAATCGTGAGTGGTGTAATGCCAGTGCTTACACATGGTACGGAGACACAGAAAGAAAGTTGGCTACCCGCATTTGCAAATGGTGAACAGAAAGTCAGCTATGCCATTGCAGAGCCACATGCCCATAACAAATTGGAGCATCTGTCGCTAGAAGCGGTTTTTGCTGGAGATAAATATGTGGTAAATGGTACGAAGTTATTTGTTCCTTTTGCACAGTCAGTTGAAAAGTTATTTGTCGTAGCACGTACAGATCAGGGTGCTGTTGGTTCAGAGGAAGGGTTGACAGTTTTCCTTATTGATACGGCTACAAAAGGAATTGAAGTGAAAGACATTCCAACGATTAGTGCAGACGGTTTATGTGAAGTGCAGTTTAATCATGTGGAAGTGTCTGCTGAGCAAATCGTAGGCAAGGTTGGAGAAGGGTTCCGAGTAGCTAGCGATATGCTAACATTTGCGACAGCATTAAAATCTATTGAAATGACGGGTGTACTCAGTCGAGCAGTTGATATTACATCCGATTATGTTAAGGAGCGTCATCAATTTAATGTGCCAATTGGTTCGTTCCAAGCGGTTCAACATCGCATGTCGGATATGTTAACAATTGTTGAGGGCGGTCGTCTAGCAGCCTTTCATGCTTTTTCAAGATTAGTAGAAGGCAAAGATGCGACAACAGAAGTAGCCATTGCAAAAGCTTGGCTTAGTCAAGAAGGACAAAAAGTAGTGACGGGTGCACATCAACTACACGGTGGGATGGGGATTGATTATGACTATCCACTACAGTTTTGTTACCGTCGCTTTAAAGGGCAACAACTAGAATTTGGTACGTCAGAAGTGCATCTGCGTAATCTAGGTGAATGGTTGTCCATAAAGCCAGAAGAACCTTCAAAAGTATCTAGTATGTAA
- a CDS encoding CaiB/BaiF CoA transferase family protein: protein MKNSALTHLKVLDLSWHIAGPYCTKILADYGAEIIKVERPETGDPSRAAGPFKNNEENLNASGLFAYLNNNKQSITLDLKSEQSIRIIKQLVKDMDLLVENFAPGVMLRLGLDYDTLKAINPKLVMVSISNFGQQGEFAHYKATEIITQAMSGFLSSVGEPDREPVRAAGQLRILEYITGTFAASSALAACREAREAGVGAHLDISIAEMGLLQRSYPTVQNSYPTSVFKYEGRYVMLPGIEQCKDGHVGISVLTGQHWQGFCFMIEAYDWVEDERFTTLPQRLIHKDIFQERLDAFLMEHTTEEVLALGNEWRVPVTLVPTFEDLLSLEQYVEREFFVEVNHPELGIMKQPGAPFRMSKTPWSIRTSAPLLGEHNEKTFKAFYDKSTQM from the coding sequence ATGAAGAATTCAGCGTTAACTCATCTGAAGGTACTTGATTTATCCTGGCATATTGCAGGACCCTATTGTACAAAAATATTGGCGGATTATGGAGCTGAAATCATTAAAGTAGAACGTCCTGAAACGGGTGATCCATCAAGAGCGGCTGGTCCTTTTAAAAATAATGAGGAAAATTTAAATGCGAGCGGTTTATTTGCTTACTTAAATAATAATAAACAAAGTATTACACTCGATTTAAAATCCGAGCAAAGTATTCGTATTATCAAGCAGTTAGTGAAGGATATGGATTTACTTGTTGAAAACTTTGCACCAGGTGTGATGCTGCGACTTGGCTTAGATTATGACACGTTAAAGGCAATCAACCCTAAGCTTGTCATGGTATCAATTTCAAACTTTGGGCAACAGGGAGAATTTGCACACTATAAGGCAACGGAGATTATTACGCAGGCAATGAGTGGTTTCTTATCTTCAGTAGGTGAGCCAGATCGAGAGCCAGTACGTGCAGCAGGACAATTACGTATTTTAGAGTATATTACAGGTACGTTTGCAGCATCATCGGCGCTAGCGGCATGTCGAGAGGCTCGTGAAGCGGGAGTAGGTGCGCATTTAGATATATCCATTGCGGAAATGGGCTTATTACAGCGTTCCTATCCAACTGTTCAAAACTCTTATCCGACAAGTGTTTTTAAGTACGAGGGACGTTATGTGATGCTGCCAGGTATTGAACAATGTAAGGATGGGCATGTCGGCATAAGTGTTCTAACAGGTCAACATTGGCAAGGATTCTGCTTTATGATTGAGGCGTATGATTGGGTAGAAGATGAGCGTTTTACAACGTTACCGCAACGATTAATTCATAAGGACATTTTCCAAGAGCGTCTTGATGCATTTTTAATGGAGCATACGACTGAGGAAGTGCTTGCTTTAGGCAATGAATGGCGTGTACCTGTAACGCTTGTTCCAACTTTTGAAGACTTACTTTCTTTAGAGCAGTATGTAGAACGTGAATTTTTCGTCGAGGTCAATCATCCAGAGCTTGGCATAATGAAGCAACCTGGTGCACCGTTCCGAATGTCGAAAACACCTTGGTCGATTCGTACAAGCGCACCTTTATTAGGTGAGCATAACGAAAAAACATTCAAAGCATTTTATGATAAAAGTACACAAATGTAG